Proteins from one Leptospira wolffii serovar Khorat str. Khorat-H2 genomic window:
- the argS gene encoding arginine--tRNA ligase: MKETDTLKQLVLNALQEGVAEYCKKDAPHLDPKDLRIRIEYSREESFGDYSTSFALENAKALGKKPLDSASILAGHLQSRTDLFEKVDFTPPGFVNFRISPAFLIRYLESTIQKGDAFPKLETPKKINLEFVSANPTGPLNIVSARAAATGDAFANLLRAVGNQVDKEFYVNDYGNQVFLLGVSALARIREIRGESVSFQESEDGTPIEDLLARNIIPSEGYRGEYLKEIASRLLENPNTKGEIESLLASKNYFALAEKCSRWAVESNLAWQRKDLDLFGVEYDRFFSETTLHDSGKVMAVLEDLKKSGKVFSEEGKQVFRSTDYGDDKDRVVVRDDGRPTYLLADIAYHNDKIARGYDKIIDIWGPDHHGYIARLSGAVQALGYPKENFQVVIAQQVNLLMGGQKMKMSKRAGEFQTMEDLLGYLGKHARDVARYFFVMRSLDSPLDFDLDLAKDESDKNPVFYLQYAHARVSSIFREVGSDSDANALENLEMTEERKRLLFWVSRFSEEVLDSALTLEPHRITNYLQNLARAFTQFYIAKNNRLKEADEQTKLGLARICKSAQIVLALGLGLLGVSAPERLEKEA; this comes from the coding sequence ATGAAAGAAACGGATACTCTGAAGCAACTCGTATTGAACGCCTTACAGGAAGGCGTCGCTGAATATTGTAAGAAGGACGCCCCTCACCTGGACCCTAAGGATCTTAGGATACGTATAGAATATTCTAGAGAGGAATCATTCGGAGATTATTCCACATCGTTCGCTTTGGAGAATGCGAAAGCCTTGGGAAAGAAGCCTTTGGACTCCGCTTCGATCTTGGCGGGACATCTGCAATCCAGAACCGATTTATTCGAGAAGGTGGATTTTACTCCCCCCGGGTTCGTGAATTTTAGAATCTCGCCCGCATTTCTGATTCGTTATTTGGAATCGACTATCCAGAAGGGAGACGCTTTTCCTAAATTGGAGACTCCGAAAAAAATCAATTTGGAGTTCGTAAGCGCGAATCCCACCGGTCCACTGAATATAGTCTCCGCGAGAGCGGCGGCTACCGGAGATGCTTTCGCCAATCTTCTTAGGGCAGTAGGCAACCAAGTAGATAAGGAATTTTACGTAAACGATTACGGGAACCAGGTCTTTTTGTTGGGCGTTTCCGCCTTGGCGAGAATCCGGGAAATCCGAGGAGAGTCCGTAAGCTTTCAGGAATCCGAGGACGGAACCCCGATCGAGGATTTACTCGCTCGCAATATCATTCCTTCCGAAGGATACAGGGGCGAATACCTAAAAGAAATCGCCTCTAGACTATTAGAAAATCCGAATACTAAAGGAGAGATCGAGTCTCTTCTTGCCTCTAAGAATTACTTCGCTCTTGCTGAAAAATGTTCCCGCTGGGCGGTCGAGTCCAATCTGGCTTGGCAGAGAAAGGATTTGGATCTTTTCGGAGTGGAATACGACCGTTTCTTCTCCGAAACTACTCTTCATGATTCTGGCAAAGTCATGGCCGTCCTGGAAGATCTCAAGAAATCGGGAAAAGTTTTCTCCGAAGAGGGCAAGCAGGTTTTTCGTTCCACGGATTACGGAGACGATAAGGATAGGGTAGTGGTAAGGGACGACGGACGTCCCACCTATCTACTCGCGGATATTGCGTATCACAACGACAAGATCGCAAGAGGTTACGACAAGATCATAGATATCTGGGGACCGGATCACCACGGTTATATCGCAAGACTCTCAGGAGCGGTGCAGGCTCTAGGATATCCTAAGGAAAATTTTCAGGTGGTCATCGCCCAGCAGGTCAATCTTTTGATGGGCGGGCAAAAGATGAAAATGAGTAAGAGAGCCGGAGAGTTCCAAACCATGGAAGATCTTCTAGGGTATCTGGGAAAACACGCGAGAGACGTAGCACGTTACTTTTTCGTAATGCGTTCCTTGGATTCTCCCCTGGATTTCGATTTGGATCTGGCCAAGGACGAGTCGGACAAAAATCCTGTCTTCTATCTGCAATACGCTCACGCGAGAGTGTCTTCCATTTTCCGGGAAGTAGGTTCGGATTCGGACGCTAATGCTTTGGAAAATCTGGAAATGACCGAAGAAAGAAAGAGACTTCTGTTCTGGGTCTCCCGCTTTTCGGAAGAAGTTTTGGATTCCGCTCTGACTTTGGAGCCGCATAGAATCACGAATTATCTGCAAAATTTGGCTCGCGCATTCACCCAATTTTATATCGCTAAGAACAATCGACTGAAGGAAGCGGACGAACAAACGAAACTGGGACTCGCTAGAATTTGTAAATCCGCTCAAATCGTTTTGGCACTGGGACTAGGACTCCTAGGGGTTTCCGCTCCGGAAAGATTGGAGAAAGAAGCTTGA
- a CDS encoding nicotinamide-nucleotide amidohydrolase family protein, which translates to MNRPRVIIVSTGSELTAGRSQDTNASWISNELFGIGYSVEKFVVLPDDPILIRKELQSFAESGSQEEPVLIVMTGGLGPTEDDYTLEVVCELTSSVPIRNEKAFDRLQALYRLRGKGFEEALTTALRQVSIPSKSTVLHNSVGIAPGFWSELKPWVFLACMPGVPKEMTAMFREELIPLVQKHFNSQELYSDFVFIWGMSESLFQQEFIELLPHFKEGRAVWGVAAKRGFIRVTYQSQDKSVVSELIRLTLEKYSGLCTGDLFEELPKLLLERKLTLGTAESCTGGLVAKLVTDRAGSSEYFLGSVVSYANSVKAEILGVSSENLEKYGAVSEPVAREMADGAAEILGTDLSISITGIAGPGGGTPGKKVGTVFIGTHIKGKETEVKELYLPFQRELFRDVVSATSLYILYNRLRKS; encoded by the coding sequence TTGAATCGACCCAGGGTCATCATCGTTTCCACCGGATCGGAACTGACTGCGGGTAGAAGTCAGGATACGAACGCGTCTTGGATATCCAATGAATTATTCGGAATCGGTTACTCCGTGGAAAAATTCGTAGTATTACCCGACGATCCGATTTTGATTCGGAAGGAATTACAATCTTTTGCGGAAAGTGGCAGCCAGGAAGAACCGGTCCTCATCGTAATGACCGGAGGCCTCGGACCCACGGAAGACGATTACACGCTGGAGGTCGTATGCGAATTGACCTCTTCGGTTCCGATTCGAAATGAGAAGGCTTTCGATCGACTGCAAGCGCTGTATCGTTTGAGAGGAAAGGGATTCGAAGAAGCGTTAACCACGGCACTCCGACAAGTTTCCATCCCTTCCAAATCCACCGTCTTACACAATAGCGTAGGAATCGCCCCCGGATTCTGGTCGGAATTGAAACCGTGGGTGTTTCTAGCCTGTATGCCGGGTGTGCCTAAAGAAATGACCGCTATGTTCCGGGAGGAGCTCATTCCTCTGGTGCAAAAGCATTTTAATTCCCAGGAATTGTATTCGGATTTCGTTTTCATTTGGGGAATGAGCGAATCCCTTTTCCAACAGGAATTCATCGAACTACTTCCTCATTTTAAGGAAGGAAGAGCTGTATGGGGAGTCGCCGCTAAGCGAGGTTTTATCCGCGTAACCTACCAATCCCAGGACAAATCCGTCGTATCCGAACTCATTCGTCTTACTTTGGAAAAATATTCCGGGCTCTGCACGGGAGATTTATTCGAAGAGCTGCCGAAACTTCTTTTGGAAAGAAAACTGACTTTAGGTACTGCGGAGAGTTGTACCGGCGGACTCGTCGCGAAACTAGTCACCGACAGAGCCGGTTCCTCCGAATACTTCTTAGGGTCGGTGGTTTCCTACGCAAATTCGGTTAAGGCCGAGATATTAGGAGTGAGCTCCGAAAATTTGGAAAAATACGGAGCGGTGAGCGAACCTGTGGCTAGAGAAATGGCGGACGGGGCGGCAGAGATTTTGGGAACCGATCTCTCCATTAGCATCACGGGTATTGCGGGACCCGGCGGAGGGACTCCCGGTAAAAAGGTCGGGACCGTATTCATAGGAACTCATATTAAGGGAAAGGAAACTGAAGTAAAGGAGCTTTATCTTCCTTTTCAAAGGGAACTTTTTCGGGACGTCGTATCGGCCACTTCGCTATATATACTCTATAATCGCTTAAGGAAATCATAA
- a CDS encoding response regulator transcription factor: MSKRRILVVEDIHSIREAVKDILVRDYEVFDAENYDQAVEILASEPVDLVITDIRMPGKSGLDLIKTIQKDHPGVQYSLMTAYNINDYINFAYEHDIWNIIPKYSFLDINLITVMVKKLLFKDIFGVEKYFGADFRMLEEEGEGFSVPPENGVVFRKIRSDQERNHICNRVGSFLIEKGAPNAVHQILEELTSNAMIRAPRDSKGNSKYQYELPSRDLLVPLEHIQLAETDYFELGYGIADNSYIIIVRDHFGSLNKKEILKRLDRHITVDGPTGLPAGLADSHGRGLYICREISDQLIFNIEKERRTEIIALMDKQTNKGYKSLSIYEV, encoded by the coding sequence TTGTCCAAACGTAGAATACTCGTAGTTGAAGACATTCATTCCATACGCGAAGCCGTGAAGGACATTCTAGTCAGAGACTATGAGGTCTTCGACGCGGAAAATTACGATCAAGCGGTAGAGATCCTGGCCTCCGAGCCGGTGGATCTGGTCATTACGGACATACGTATGCCTGGGAAATCCGGTTTGGATCTGATAAAAACCATACAGAAGGATCATCCTGGAGTCCAGTATTCCCTGATGACTGCCTATAATATCAACGACTATATCAATTTCGCTTACGAACACGATATCTGGAATATCATCCCTAAGTATTCTTTTTTGGACATCAATCTCATAACCGTAATGGTTAAGAAATTGCTCTTTAAGGATATATTCGGTGTGGAGAAATATTTCGGCGCCGATTTCAGAATGTTGGAAGAAGAAGGAGAAGGCTTTTCCGTTCCTCCCGAGAACGGAGTAGTATTCCGCAAGATCCGTTCCGACCAGGAAAGGAATCATATTTGCAACCGCGTAGGTTCCTTCCTCATCGAAAAAGGGGCTCCGAATGCGGTTCATCAGATTTTGGAGGAACTCACCTCCAACGCGATGATACGTGCCCCAAGAGATTCCAAAGGAAATTCCAAATACCAATACGAACTTCCCTCTCGGGACCTTCTGGTTCCTTTGGAACATATACAACTGGCCGAAACGGATTATTTCGAATTAGGGTACGGTATCGCCGACAATTCCTATATCATCATCGTTAGGGATCATTTCGGCTCCCTAAATAAGAAGGAAATCCTAAAAAGATTAGATCGGCATATCACCGTAGACGGTCCAACGGGACTTCCCGCAGGGCTCGCAGATTCCCACGGAAGAGGCTTATATATCTGTAGGGAAATTTCGGATCAGTTGATTTTCAATATAGAAAAAGAAAGAAGAACGGAGATCATCGCCCTCATGGACAAACAGACCAATAAGGGTTATAAATCCCTATCCATTTACGAGGTCTAA
- a CDS encoding LIC_12097 family sensor histidine kinase, with product MSSLMENLHERAEELQAILDGITEPLVLIDPGFRVRRVNRATLEFSNEPDFPTVLGRKCYEILYNRTGVCPYCPMRDHHEDEPFFDKQFEGRGEIGREIFHVANDQKETLYLDFFPIRKDGNIVAIVEKISNITRIKEKEEENLRIRNLASLGIFISGVAHELNNPLTGMSLTLQNLMNNLSSMDPAFFRKRLEMIKEDLTRAAMIVLDVISFAKPDKLVTTGADIHETVMKAKDSVTWVYPVLSKNVEWEILSEPGMVFQFNPVKIERLFINLFKNSLQAYDYGEGKIRVEVRRTRNMMHIFVEDTAGGIPEDMLDKIFSPFFTKNKSGIGTGLGLSICHSIVREHSGELTVRSYDRKTRFKISLPLEQPKGA from the coding sequence ATGTCATCCCTAATGGAAAACCTCCACGAGAGAGCGGAGGAACTCCAAGCCATTCTCGACGGAATTACGGAACCCTTGGTTTTAATCGATCCGGGTTTCCGGGTTCGTCGTGTAAATCGAGCAACTTTGGAATTCTCCAACGAGCCCGATTTTCCGACCGTGCTTGGACGGAAATGTTACGAAATCTTATACAATCGCACCGGGGTCTGCCCTTACTGTCCGATGCGAGATCACCACGAAGACGAGCCCTTCTTCGATAAACAATTCGAAGGAAGAGGAGAGATCGGTCGCGAAATCTTCCATGTAGCCAACGACCAAAAGGAGACTCTTTACCTGGATTTCTTTCCTATCCGCAAGGACGGCAATATCGTAGCCATCGTGGAAAAGATCAGCAATATCACACGAATCAAAGAGAAGGAAGAGGAAAATCTACGGATACGCAACCTTGCCTCTCTTGGTATTTTCATCTCCGGGGTGGCTCACGAGTTAAATAATCCCCTCACCGGAATGAGTCTAACATTGCAAAACCTAATGAATAATCTCTCTAGCATGGATCCGGCGTTCTTTAGAAAACGGCTGGAGATGATCAAAGAGGATCTTACTCGCGCCGCAATGATCGTCTTAGACGTAATCAGTTTCGCAAAGCCGGATAAATTAGTCACCACCGGCGCCGATATCCATGAAACTGTGATGAAAGCCAAAGATTCCGTCACCTGGGTCTATCCGGTTCTTTCCAAAAATGTGGAATGGGAAATCCTAAGCGAACCGGGTATGGTTTTCCAATTCAATCCTGTAAAAATCGAACGACTCTTTATCAATCTTTTCAAGAATTCACTCCAAGCCTACGACTATGGAGAAGGAAAAATCAGAGTAGAAGTACGTAGGACTCGAAATATGATGCACATATTCGTCGAAGATACTGCCGGTGGAATTCCGGAAGATATGCTGGATAAGATTTTCTCCCCATTCTTTACCAAAAACAAATCCGGAATCGGCACGGGGCTAGGACTCTCCATCTGCCATTCCATCGTAAGAGAGCATAGCGGAGAGCTAACGGTTCGTTCCTACGATCGCAAGACCAGATTCAAGATCTCCCTGCCTTTGGAACAACCTAAAGGGGCTTAA
- the lenA gene encoding endostatin-like outer membrane lipoprotein LenA — MFLLLISWIHSSSPVFSQNQDSTKAAVATSTQILNQRILKAYESLGVARELLKFERMEALPIGTLVTWVGTYPNRKGVKITKFSVVPSSSPGGVERAEEKSILLEFNGSTLSKVVSEIKTANYTTEDTVLVRMTDNTPLDNNVDDLLIYADRNGREAEYPLNYLPDEGVNRDRSEFKKEFYLKLIEDFFIHVLRLQEMQSQHSSKNQKKLLQSYKESLEY, encoded by the coding sequence TTGTTCCTTCTGCTGATCTCCTGGATCCATTCTTCTTCTCCCGTTTTTTCCCAAAACCAAGATAGCACAAAGGCCGCTGTAGCCACTTCTACGCAAATCTTGAATCAACGTATCCTGAAGGCGTACGAAAGCCTGGGTGTTGCGAGAGAGCTCTTGAAATTCGAGAGAATGGAGGCCCTCCCTATCGGGACCCTGGTCACCTGGGTCGGAACCTATCCGAACCGCAAGGGAGTGAAAATCACTAAATTCAGCGTAGTACCTTCTTCCTCCCCGGGAGGAGTGGAAAGAGCCGAAGAGAAATCCATTCTACTGGAATTCAACGGGTCTACCTTATCCAAAGTGGTTTCGGAAATCAAAACGGCGAATTATACCACGGAAGATACTGTGCTCGTCAGAATGACCGACAATACCCCCTTGGACAATAACGTGGACGATCTTCTCATATATGCGGATCGAAACGGAAGGGAGGCGGAATATCCCCTAAACTATCTGCCCGACGAAGGAGTGAACCGGGATCGGTCGGAATTCAAAAAGGAATTTTATCTGAAATTAATTGAGGATTTCTTTATCCATGTGTTACGTCTCCAGGAAATGCAGAGCCAACATTCTTCCAAAAACCAAAAAAAATTACTGCAAAGTTATAAAGAATCACTAGAATATTGA
- the secG gene encoding preprotein translocase subunit SecG, whose amino-acid sequence MGFITGTILVLFVFVSLFLILLVMIQTGKGGMGGVLGGGASQSVFGSSTADVLTKATRVAGLLFLALSLILSFLFAKTSGYNTTPVSDIAPPPAATIEGAPENQGGTDANSAPAAPTNAPAPEGQPKP is encoded by the coding sequence ATGGGATTTATCACAGGAACCATTCTAGTTCTTTTCGTTTTCGTTAGCCTTTTCTTAATTCTTCTCGTTATGATCCAGACCGGTAAAGGCGGAATGGGAGGAGTCCTGGGCGGTGGAGCCAGCCAATCCGTATTCGGATCGTCGACGGCGGATGTTTTGACAAAAGCGACTCGAGTTGCAGGCCTTCTTTTTTTAGCACTTTCTTTGATTCTTTCTTTCCTTTTTGCGAAGACTAGCGGATACAATACCACCCCGGTCTCCGATATCGCGCCTCCTCCGGCTGCGACCATTGAAGGAGCTCCGGAAAACCAAGGAGGAACAGATGCCAATTCGGCCCCAGCAGCTCCTACCAACGCTCCCGCTCCGGAAGGACAACCTAAACCGTAA
- the tpiA gene encoding triose-phosphate isomerase, whose translation MRPKIIAGNWKMNLSEKEALQLAQGLKEKLPSKLGSKKAVVFPSAIHLASVARILEGSGVQVGAQNVYPAPLTAMTGENGPDQLAELGLGFALVGHSERRQFLGETNEFCNRKITYLVQRNFTAVYCVGETLEERESGKTFEVLGRQIRDGLASISSDQFPRIWVAYEPVWAIGTGKVATPTQAQEAHAFIRKEIAGLFQGGKAVADVLPILYGGSVKADNVKELLSQADIDGGLVGGASQKLDSFLALF comes from the coding sequence ATGCGCCCTAAAATCATCGCAGGAAACTGGAAAATGAATCTCTCCGAAAAGGAGGCATTGCAACTCGCCCAAGGCCTGAAGGAAAAACTTCCTTCTAAACTAGGCAGCAAGAAAGCGGTGGTTTTTCCTTCAGCGATCCATTTGGCTTCCGTAGCGAGGATCTTAGAGGGTTCCGGCGTCCAAGTAGGGGCTCAGAACGTATATCCGGCCCCTCTGACCGCCATGACCGGAGAGAATGGCCCGGACCAACTCGCAGAATTGGGCCTCGGATTCGCTCTCGTCGGTCACTCGGAAAGAAGACAATTTCTGGGAGAAACGAACGAATTCTGCAATCGTAAGATCACCTATCTAGTTCAGAGAAATTTCACGGCGGTGTACTGCGTGGGAGAAACTCTGGAAGAAAGAGAGTCCGGAAAAACTTTCGAAGTTTTAGGAAGACAAATCCGCGACGGACTAGCGTCCATCTCTAGCGACCAATTTCCTAGAATCTGGGTAGCCTATGAACCGGTTTGGGCTATAGGAACCGGAAAAGTCGCTACTCCCACCCAGGCCCAGGAAGCCCACGCGTTCATCCGTAAGGAAATCGCGGGACTTTTCCAAGGAGGAAAGGCAGTCGCAGACGTTCTACCTATTCTTTACGGAGGATCGGTAAAGGCGGATAATGTGAAGGAACTCCTATCCCAAGCGGATATCGACGGAGGGCTCGTAGGCGGAGCTAGTCAAAAGTTGGATAGCTTCCTGGCACTTTTCTAA
- a CDS encoding phosphoglycerate kinase: MQLPRLENENLQGKRVFLRVDFNVPLENGKVTDKTRIEKTLPTIELLVKKGARLVIASHLGRPKGKPDPQYSMEPVYEVFRGMVKAPVSFSKEVVGDSVTKLSNGLKDGEILVLENLRFHKEEEENEAGFCKKLAALADVYVNDAFGAAHRAHASTEGIAHLLPSFAGLLMYKEITELSSLLSRPAKPFVAIIGGSKVSSKISVIKNLIDKVDHILIGGGMAYTFLKSRAIPVGNSLVEKDFEVEAFQLIEKAGVAGVDFQLPVDHVIGDKFDPNAKTKVVDKMGIIDGWMGMDIGPKTVSNYEKIIKNAATIVWNGPMGVFEFDKFASGTMAIAKAVAKSKAKTVVGGGDSIAAINKAKVEDKITHVSTGGGASLEFLEGKKLPGVVALLK; this comes from the coding sequence ATGCAATTACCCAGACTCGAAAACGAGAACCTCCAAGGAAAGCGGGTCTTTCTCCGGGTCGATTTTAACGTTCCATTAGAGAACGGTAAAGTAACGGATAAGACCAGAATCGAAAAAACCCTTCCTACGATCGAATTGCTCGTGAAGAAGGGTGCGAGGCTCGTGATCGCGAGCCATTTGGGGCGTCCTAAAGGCAAACCGGATCCTCAGTATTCCATGGAACCCGTCTACGAGGTATTCAGGGGAATGGTAAAGGCTCCGGTTTCTTTCTCTAAAGAAGTCGTAGGAGACAGCGTCACCAAACTCTCCAACGGATTGAAAGACGGTGAAATTCTAGTTCTGGAAAATCTCCGCTTCCATAAGGAAGAAGAAGAGAATGAGGCGGGCTTCTGTAAAAAGCTCGCGGCTCTCGCAGACGTTTATGTGAACGACGCGTTCGGAGCCGCTCATAGGGCCCATGCTTCCACGGAAGGGATCGCCCATCTTCTCCCCTCTTTTGCGGGCCTCTTGATGTACAAGGAGATCACCGAACTCTCTAGCCTTCTTTCCCGTCCCGCCAAACCGTTCGTGGCTATCATAGGCGGATCCAAGGTTTCCTCCAAAATCAGCGTGATCAAAAATCTTATAGATAAAGTGGATCATATCCTGATCGGGGGAGGTATGGCCTACACTTTCCTAAAGTCCAGAGCCATCCCGGTAGGAAATTCTTTAGTAGAAAAAGATTTCGAAGTGGAAGCGTTCCAACTGATCGAAAAGGCAGGAGTCGCCGGAGTGGATTTCCAACTCCCAGTGGACCATGTGATCGGAGATAAATTCGATCCGAACGCCAAGACCAAGGTTGTGGACAAAATGGGAATCATAGACGGATGGATGGGGATGGATATCGGACCCAAAACCGTCTCAAACTATGAAAAGATTATCAAGAATGCAGCGACAATCGTTTGGAACGGACCCATGGGAGTCTTCGAATTCGATAAATTCGCTTCCGGGACCATGGCAATCGCTAAGGCCGTAGCCAAATCCAAGGCCAAGACCGTAGTGGGTGGAGGAGACTCCATCGCCGCGATCAATAAGGCCAAGGTGGAAGATAAGATCACCCACGTTTCCACCGGAGGAGGGGCTTCCTTAGAATTTTTGGAAGGAAAGAAACTCCCCGGAGTCGTGGCACTCCTGAAGTAA
- the gap gene encoding type I glyceraldehyde-3-phosphate dehydrogenase, whose protein sequence is MTRIAINGFGRIGRLVFRSGIKDPNIEFVAINDLVTPDNLGYLLKYDSTHGRFNGTVEHTDKELIVDGKKVLCVSERDPEKLPWKDLKVDYVIESTGLFTDRVGAEKHIKAGAKKVVISAPAKDKDIPTFVMGVNNEKYDPSKDHVVSNASCTTNCLAPITKVVLDNFGIEEGLMTTIHATTATQPTVDGPSKKDWRGGRGAMQNIIPASTGAAKAVGLCIPEVNGKLTGMSFRVPTPDVSVVDLTVRTTKETSLKEISAKMKEASEGAMKGILGYTDEMVVSNDFLSSTLSSIFDADACIELNSRFFKLVSWYDNEMGYSNRVLDLIRYMAKKG, encoded by the coding sequence ATGACAAGAATCGCTATCAACGGATTTGGACGGATCGGAAGACTGGTTTTTCGCTCCGGAATCAAAGACCCCAACATCGAATTCGTAGCAATCAACGACCTAGTTACTCCGGACAATCTCGGCTATCTTCTAAAATACGACTCTACCCATGGACGTTTCAACGGAACTGTGGAGCATACTGATAAAGAACTCATAGTGGACGGAAAAAAAGTTCTCTGCGTTTCCGAAAGAGACCCGGAAAAACTCCCGTGGAAAGACCTAAAAGTAGACTATGTGATCGAATCCACCGGTCTGTTCACCGATAGAGTCGGTGCAGAGAAGCATATCAAAGCGGGAGCTAAGAAAGTAGTCATCTCCGCGCCTGCGAAGGACAAGGACATCCCCACTTTCGTGATGGGAGTCAATAATGAGAAATACGATCCGAGTAAGGACCATGTGGTTTCCAACGCATCCTGCACCACCAACTGTCTCGCTCCGATCACAAAAGTCGTTCTGGACAATTTCGGAATCGAAGAAGGTCTCATGACCACCATCCACGCGACCACCGCCACCCAACCTACCGTTGACGGTCCTTCCAAAAAGGACTGGAGAGGAGGAAGAGGCGCTATGCAAAACATCATCCCCGCTTCCACGGGTGCTGCAAAAGCGGTCGGTCTTTGTATTCCCGAAGTAAACGGTAAACTTACCGGTATGTCTTTCCGAGTTCCTACCCCGGACGTATCCGTAGTGGATCTTACCGTAAGAACCACCAAAGAAACCAGCCTAAAAGAGATTTCCGCAAAAATGAAAGAAGCTTCTGAAGGTGCTATGAAAGGAATCCTGGGTTACACCGACGAGATGGTCGTCTCCAACGACTTCTTAAGCTCCACTCTGTCTTCCATCTTCGATGCCGACGCTTGTATTGAGTTGAACTCTAGATTCTTCAAATTGGTTTCCTGGTATGATAACGAGATGGGTTACTCCAACCGAGTTCTGGACCTGATCCGTTATATGGCGAAAAAAGGATAA
- the lepB gene encoding signal peptidase I, with translation MSGSVKGFGEKEKKIDRKKLIRIFGIAALLGFLLAFAVRFWILFPFTISNSEMSPTYPSGKRVYIFRWIRPDSLFLGNVVLTEHPTQKNKVVLARIVGKPGDSISIQDKVVYRNGVSETEGSLPFSVQHSDNRPPFASGFSQRDNLPPVRIEDRNYFLLCDNRDDCTDSRDFGPIGFDKILGKLL, from the coding sequence ATGTCTGGTTCCGTAAAAGGCTTCGGGGAAAAAGAAAAGAAGATCGATCGCAAAAAGTTGATTCGTATTTTCGGAATAGCGGCCTTGCTCGGATTCCTCCTCGCATTTGCGGTACGCTTTTGGATCTTATTTCCTTTCACGATTTCTAACTCCGAAATGAGTCCTACTTATCCTTCCGGAAAACGGGTTTATATATTCCGATGGATCCGTCCGGATTCCCTATTTTTGGGAAACGTCGTTCTAACCGAGCACCCCACCCAAAAAAATAAAGTGGTCTTAGCGAGGATCGTAGGAAAACCGGGAGATTCCATTTCCATCCAGGACAAGGTCGTTTATAGAAACGGGGTTTCCGAGACGGAAGGTAGCCTTCCCTTCTCCGTACAACACTCGGACAATCGGCCTCCCTTTGCTTCCGGCTTTTCCCAAAGAGATAATCTCCCTCCGGTAAGAATAGAGGATCGAAATTATTTCCTTCTTTGCGACAACCGAGACGATTGTACGGATTCCAGGGATTTCGGCCCAATCGGTTTCGATAAGATCCTAGGTAAACTACTCTAA